One part of the [Synechococcus] sp. NIES-970 genome encodes these proteins:
- a CDS encoding bacterial sugar transferase: MRKSPIPLPGQDIRAINPLHWLKTAQGRWQRGLLLVGSDLLGLAIAWQLADYVNNFFSPIPADLIWWVWLDIPSLFWIFAFVTLCFFFGNHLYRLPPAPQNYTRAAWIITLVYGLFLVGSYFYDPMVDPPRSLFITAWFLSIVFVVGFRFVLTLILRQFDRQAPPINVFLVAPARQLDRLTHMIKKRPHYKVVGAALASMAGTQATLAQIRQSGAQEVLVKDLPETDLASHLFWHLRSAGIAIRLLPSSREMLYRRGLPEMFAGIPTLRIETPLLLCWDYRLKRWFDFLGAGFGLLLISPLLLGVAIAIRLDSPGPIFFRQPRAGLNGQPFRMWKFRTMIVNAPQLQAQLEAQNQMKDGVLFKIKEDPRITKLGRFLRRTSIDELPQLINVMLGQMSLVGPRPLPLRDVERFDDWHHIRHQVLPGITGLWQISGRSDLDDFNDAARLDLYYIDNWSLNLDLDILLETVRIVVFGKGAY, encoded by the coding sequence ATGCGAAAATCTCCCATCCCATTGCCCGGCCAAGATATCCGCGCCATCAATCCTCTCCATTGGCTCAAAACCGCCCAGGGGCGCTGGCAACGGGGTTTACTACTGGTGGGGAGCGATTTACTAGGGTTGGCGATCGCCTGGCAACTGGCGGACTATGTCAACAACTTTTTTTCCCCTATTCCAGCCGATTTAATTTGGTGGGTATGGCTTGATATTCCCAGTTTGTTCTGGATTTTCGCCTTTGTTACCCTCTGTTTTTTCTTTGGTAATCACCTCTACCGCCTGCCCCCCGCACCCCAAAACTATACCCGTGCTGCCTGGATCATCACCCTGGTCTATGGCCTGTTTTTGGTCGGCAGTTATTTCTATGACCCGATGGTGGACCCGCCCCGTTCTCTGTTTATTACGGCGTGGTTTCTCAGTATTGTCTTTGTTGTGGGTTTCCGTTTTGTCTTGACCCTGATTCTGCGCCAATTTGACCGCCAAGCGCCCCCCATTAATGTTTTTCTTGTTGCCCCAGCAAGGCAGTTAGATCGCTTGACCCACATGATCAAAAAGCGGCCCCATTACAAAGTCGTTGGTGCGGCCCTCGCTTCCATGGCCGGCACCCAGGCAACCCTGGCCCAAATTCGCCAGTCGGGCGCCCAGGAGGTACTGGTTAAAGATTTACCAGAAACGGATTTGGCTTCTCATTTGTTTTGGCATTTGCGCAGTGCAGGGATCGCCATTCGTCTACTGCCGTCGAGTCGGGAGATGCTCTATCGGCGGGGTTTACCAGAGATGTTCGCAGGGATTCCCACCCTCCGCATCGAAACGCCCTTGCTATTGTGCTGGGATTACCGCCTGAAACGGTGGTTTGATTTTCTGGGGGCGGGATTTGGTTTGCTGCTAATTTCGCCGCTGTTGCTGGGGGTGGCGATCGCCATCCGTCTCGATTCTCCTGGGCCAATTTTTTTCCGGCAACCGAGGGCCGGTTTAAATGGTCAGCCCTTCAGGATGTGGAAATTTCGGACGATGATTGTCAATGCGCCCCAACTGCAAGCGCAACTGGAAGCCCAAAACCAGATGAAAGATGGGGTTTTATTTAAAATAAAAGAGGATCCGCGCATCACAAAATTGGGCCGATTTCTCCGCCGGACGAGTATCGATGAACTGCCCCAATTGATTAATGTCATGTTGGGCCAAATGAGCTTGGTGGGGCCGCGTCCATTACCGCTGCGGGATGTGGAACGGTTTGATGACTGGCATCATATCCGTCACCAAGTATTACCGGGGATCACGGGGCTCTGGCAAATTTCGGGCCGCTCGGATCTGGATGATTTTAATGATGCGGCGCGGCTGGATCTGTACTACATCGATAATTGGTCTTTGAACCTCGACCTTGATATTTTGCTGGAAACTGTGCGAATTGTCGTTTTCGGTAAAGGGGCTTATTAG
- a CDS encoding glycosyl transferase, WecB/TagA/CpsF family produces MVLTTEIPQRQILKTRVYCLDYEQVWARIAAAIQEKTFGYGAIANVHMVMTGYWDLRFQGIINQALFTTPDGMPLVWGLRWLGCPQATRVYGPDLMLHCCAMAAQVNFPIYLYGSRPETLEKLQQNLLKKFPDLPIVGAEAPPFRSPTVAEAIATQERIQQSGAKLVFVGLGCPKQEKWMAENSPHLTAVLLGVGAAFDFHAGTVSQAPRWLMPLGLEWLYRLIQEPHRLWKRYLIHNGAFIVLFGWQLFRQKFLRPPH; encoded by the coding sequence ATGGTTTTGACGACAGAGATTCCCCAGCGACAAATTCTGAAAACAAGGGTGTATTGCCTCGATTATGAGCAGGTCTGGGCGAGAATTGCGGCGGCCATCCAAGAAAAAACCTTTGGCTATGGGGCGATCGCTAATGTGCATATGGTGATGACGGGGTACTGGGATCTCCGGTTCCAGGGCATTATCAACCAGGCTCTGTTTACGACCCCTGACGGGATGCCCTTGGTCTGGGGGCTACGTTGGTTGGGCTGTCCTCAGGCGACTAGGGTCTATGGGCCGGATCTGATGCTCCACTGTTGCGCCATGGCGGCTCAAGTGAATTTCCCTATCTATCTCTATGGTAGCCGCCCGGAAACCCTCGAAAAATTACAGCAAAACCTTCTAAAAAAATTCCCTGATCTGCCCATTGTCGGCGCTGAAGCCCCCCCCTTTCGATCACCCACTGTCGCCGAGGCGATCGCTACCCAAGAACGGATCCAACAGTCTGGCGCAAAATTAGTGTTTGTTGGTTTGGGCTGCCCGAAGCAGGAAAAATGGATGGCTGAAAATTCTCCCCATTTAACAGCGGTGTTATTGGGTGTCGGGGCTGCCTTTGATTTCCATGCCGGAACTGTCTCCCAAGCCCCCCGCTGGTTGATGCCTCTGGGGTTGGAATGGCTTTATCGGTTGATCCAAGAACCCCACCGCCTCTGGAAGCGTTACCTCATTCACAATGGGGCGTTTATTGTGCTGTTTGGCTGGCAACTGTTCCGGCAAAAATTCCTCCGACCGCCCCATTAG
- a CDS encoding haloacid dehalogenase-superfamily hydrolase, subfamily IA, variant 3, producing the protein MPSLKAVLFEINGVFINDADLQFALIDEILLAENLQPTDRFYRDSSLGKSDRCCLKENLATRGRILSEEQLDKLIQRKSQIYQQKMAEISPFPLWEDVLPCISAMKLKNIPLGIVTGYCRSDAEFILRQAQLDQTFDVIVTADEVKAFKPSGDSYRLAIAQLNQKFPGQNIQSENCLAIEDNFHGIQAAKSAGIPVVGVAHTYPFHMLQRCSNWCVDYLTDLELERIDPSLAPPAEVLK; encoded by the coding sequence ATGCCCAGTCTCAAAGCCGTTTTATTTGAAATAAACGGAGTATTTATCAATGATGCTGATCTGCAATTTGCGCTCATTGATGAAATTCTACTGGCAGAAAATCTCCAACCCACCGACCGTTTTTATCGTGATAGCAGCCTCGGTAAAAGCGATCGCTGCTGCCTCAAGGAAAACTTGGCCACCAGGGGACGCATTCTTTCAGAAGAACAACTGGATAAGTTGATCCAACGCAAATCCCAGATTTATCAACAAAAAATGGCAGAGATTAGCCCCTTTCCCCTGTGGGAAGATGTTTTGCCCTGCATTTCTGCCATGAAGCTCAAAAATATTCCCCTCGGCATTGTCACGGGCTACTGCCGCAGTGATGCCGAATTTATCCTCCGCCAAGCCCAACTCGATCAAACTTTCGATGTGATCGTCACCGCCGATGAGGTGAAAGCTTTTAAGCCCAGTGGGGACAGCTACCGTTTGGCGATCGCCCAACTGAATCAAAAATTTCCTGGGCAAAATATTCAGTCAGAAAATTGTCTCGCCATTGAAGATAACTTCCACGGGATCCAGGCGGCGAAATCCGCCGGCATCCCCGTCGTCGGCGTCGCCCATACCTATCCTTTCCATATGCTGCAACGCTGTAGCAACTGGTGCGTTGACTACCTCACAGATTTAGAACTCGAACGCATCGATCCGAGTCTTGCACCCCCCGCAGAGGTGCTAAAATAA
- a CDS encoding hypothetical protein (protein of unknown function (DUF820 family)) has product MATVTLDFQPVLALTQDQVAQLCQANPDAKLERTAKGELEIMAPTGGETGRVNFKLNVQLGIWNSRYQLGECFDSSTGFILPNGATRSPDMCWVEKSRWDSLTPDQKQKFVPLCPDFVAELPSLSDVVQQTRQKMQEYLDNGCRLGWLINRGDRQVEIYRPGQVVEIVNAPMQLLGEDILSDFVLDLSELWSLL; this is encoded by the coding sequence ATGGCTACCGTTACCCTTGATTTCCAGCCTGTTTTGGCCCTGACCCAAGACCAAGTTGCCCAGCTCTGCCAGGCAAATCCTGATGCCAAACTTGAACGCACCGCCAAAGGAGAATTGGAGATTATGGCCCCCACCGGTGGCGAAACTGGCAGAGTGAATTTTAAACTAAATGTCCAGCTCGGAATTTGGAATAGCCGATACCAATTGGGCGAATGTTTTGACTCCTCGACAGGCTTCATTTTGCCCAATGGTGCCACGCGATCGCCTGATATGTGTTGGGTCGAAAAATCCCGCTGGGACAGTTTAACCCCAGATCAAAAGCAAAAATTTGTCCCCCTCTGTCCTGATTTTGTTGCTGAGCTCCCCTCACTCAGTGATGTGGTGCAACAAACTCGTCAAAAAATGCAGGAATATTTAGACAATGGTTGTCGCTTGGGCTGGTTGATCAATAGAGGCGATCGCCAAGTGGAAATTTATCGCCCCGGCCAAGTCGTTGAAATCGTAAACGCCCCCATGCAGCTTTTAGGGGAAGATATTTTGAGTGATTTTGTTTTAGATTTAAGTGAGCTTTGGTCATTACTTTAA
- a CDS encoding ferredoxin-like protein, translating to MPTITYGNQTITCNQGDNLRKVLLANKVALYNGNAKTINCHGFGSCGTCAVEIDGSISSQSWKEKARLSLPPHNPDKKRRLACQVSVEGDITVKKYDGFWGQGDTIVNG from the coding sequence ATGCCCACTATTACCTACGGCAATCAAACGATTACTTGTAATCAGGGGGATAATCTTCGTAAAGTTCTCCTTGCCAATAAAGTCGCTCTCTACAATGGCAATGCAAAGACCATCAATTGTCATGGATTTGGTTCCTGTGGTACCTGTGCCGTGGAAATCGACGGCTCTATTTCTAGCCAGAGCTGGAAAGAAAAAGCACGCCTCTCATTACCGCCTCACAATCCAGATAAAAAAAGGCGCTTAGCTTGTCAAGTAAGCGTTGAAGGGGATATTACTGTGAAAAAATATGACGGTTTTTGGGGCCAAGGTGACACCATTGTCAATGGTTGA